A genomic stretch from Flavobacterium sp. KS-LB2 includes:
- a CDS encoding winged helix-turn-helix domain-containing protein, with protein sequence MHDSRNFLSGKRNYLFGSILLLFIAVICVAFVTVDKDDYTISRRVVLLRRIGHEILLQSGDSTSRVLPIKKIAENEYQISFENELTFLPDSLMSSTQRFLDNVPLSNNYIVNVLNCDNSSIIYGYAISKNKKDDIVTCIGRRQPKACYRINIKFKPNGITIEENGYVLVSLSFLAFVGFIFWRSITSRKTLPDGQQTNMFALDSVLFDAKNRKLIIDGKTTDLTGTETRVLLMFASSPNEIIARSRLQKEIWEDEGVIVGRSLDMFISKLRKKLELDPNIKIVVIRGKGYRLEVNTRENTWNT encoded by the coding sequence ATGCATGATAGTCGAAATTTTCTTTCTGGAAAACGCAATTACCTTTTCGGGTCGATACTGCTATTATTTATTGCTGTAATCTGTGTGGCTTTCGTGACGGTGGATAAAGATGATTATACTATTTCTAGAAGGGTAGTTTTACTACGTAGGATTGGGCATGAAATACTCCTTCAGTCTGGTGATAGTACATCAAGGGTGCTCCCTATAAAAAAGATCGCAGAAAATGAATACCAAATTAGCTTTGAGAACGAACTTACTTTTCTACCGGACTCCCTAATGAGTTCTACCCAGCGTTTTTTGGACAACGTGCCACTCTCCAATAATTATATAGTTAATGTTCTGAACTGTGATAACTCAAGTATAATCTATGGCTATGCTATATCCAAAAATAAAAAAGATGATATTGTAACTTGTATAGGAAGAAGGCAACCCAAAGCCTGTTATAGGATTAACATTAAGTTCAAACCGAATGGAATAACTATAGAAGAAAATGGATACGTTTTGGTTAGCCTGTCATTTTTAGCATTTGTAGGTTTTATTTTTTGGAGATCTATTACTTCACGAAAAACTTTACCTGACGGTCAACAAACTAATATGTTTGCTTTGGACTCAGTGTTGTTTGATGCCAAAAATAGGAAACTTATTATAGATGGAAAGACAACAGACCTTACTGGAACGGAAACCCGTGTATTGCTTATGTTTGCATCGTCTCCCAACGAGATTATCGCGAGAAGCCGACTGCAAAAAGAGATTTGGGAAGATGAAGGTGTTATTGTGGGGCGTAGTCTGGATATGTTCATATCAAAACTTAGAAAAAAACTGGAGCTTGATCCTAATATCAAAATTGTTGTTATCCGTGGCAAAGGATATAGGCTTGAAGTCAACACTCGAGAAAATACTTGGAATACTTAA